Sequence from the Rubrobacter naiadicus genome:
CTCGCATCGTCATGCCGCCCGGCAGACCGGACACCTCTCCCGACCCGCTCCCAGGCCCTTCAGGCCCTCGAGCTCCCGGTGCCCCGGGGAGCAGGCAGCCCATGCCGATCCCGGCACTCACGCATCTGCCGGGTCTGGTAGGGCACGATGACCAGGTCGGACTTCGGCTTACCCGTACAGGGAAGTGCGAAGCCGCATTTCTCGTCCTGTTCGAAGTAACGGCGGGAGTCGGATTGGTCGACCTCGCCGTCGAGTACCTTCACGGCGCAGGCGAGGTCCCATCCCTGCTCGCACAGGCTCGGGAGGTCGAGCCCCGCCCTTCGGGCGGCGTCGAGGATGTACTCCTCGACGCCGGCCTCGAAAGCTCTCTCCTCACCGTCGGGAAACTTCACCCTGACGGTGAACTTCTTCTCTTTCACTTCCCCCTTCTTTTAGGGGTTGTACAGCGGACGGTTCTTGGAGTAGGGCGCATCTCCCGGCTCGCCCCGGCGGAAGTGACCCGAGGGCCGCACCACACCGTCTCTCTCCATCGAGAGGAGCTCTATGAACCACGCCTCGTGCTCTATCTCCTCGTTGAGGATGCGTGCAGCGAGTCCGTAGGTGCGCGGATCCTTGCCTCCCGCCGTCAGATCACACACCTCCGACCACGTGCGGATCGCACACCGCTCGGCCTCGAGCAACACCTCCAGGATCTCTTCGGCCTTGGGCCCGCTCCCGTTCCCCATCTCCGGGGCATGTTGTCCGTCGCCTGTCCCAGGCAGGTAGGCGTCCGGACAGCTCGCCCGGTCCGCGAACTGACGGATGTCGTAGGGTATGGAGCCCCCGAGCTCGTAGATCCTCGGGGTCATCAGCTCGAAATGTGCCCTGTCCTCGAGCCGGGCGTCCTCGCAGATCTCCTTGTAATCCTCGTTCCCCGCGAGGTACATCCGCAGGATCGTGTAGTAGTAGTAGGTGGTGAACTCGGCGGCCACGGCGTCGATGAGCTTCTCCCTGAGCTCCTCGACGTTCACCCCACGGGCTTCCATGACCTCTATGCCTACCCTCTGCGTCACGTCCCCGGCCCGGACTTTGCCTTTGGCATGCGGCCTTTCATCGCCAGCCATCGGCCACGACCTCCTTCCTCACGACGGTATTCTTGGTAGTTCTCATAATTGTTCCTACCCGTCATCGGCCGAGATAAACGGACGCCTCGGGAGGGGTTGTGAACGATCCCACAGGGCCGGGCACGGAGGGTCGGCCTTTCCTCACTCTCCACGTCCGGCCACCAAGACAGGGCAGGGAGCATTACGCACGACCCGGTCTGTGACTCCCCTTATCATGAAGAAAGGTGGACGCTCGACCCTCTTACGCCCTATGACTATAATGTCGAACGATTCGCGACGTGCGTACTCTATGAGGGTCTCGGCCGGGCGATCTCCGGGAACGACCTTATGTTCCACCACGATGTCTGGAGAACGAGGTCCGCGCACGAGAGAATTTAGCTTGCCTGAATAAAAGGAGCGGGCCTCCTCCAGGGCCCGTTCTTTATCTCCGGGGCGTTCCGCATGCTCCGGGATGTGTGTGATAGACACAGCTACCAAGCGTGCCCGGTAGCGCGAAGCGAGGTCCTGAGCCACCCTGTAGGCAGCGACGGCGTTATCCGAGCCGTCCCATGCCAGCATGATCTTGTGAAACAAAATCTCCTCCGATCTACCTTTTTCTTCGCCTCCTAACCACCAGATACAGCATCGTCACCATCACACCAACCAGCGCATAGACAAGGTAAGTTCCCAGGTTCGTCTTCTGCAGAACCTGGTAGAAGAGGATGG
This genomic interval carries:
- the dps gene encoding DNA protection during starvation protein, which encodes MAGDERPHAKGKVRAGDVTQRVGIEVMEARGVNVEELREKLIDAVAAEFTTYYYYTILRMYLAGNEDYKEICEDARLEDRAHFELMTPRIYELGGSIPYDIRQFADRASCPDAYLPGTGDGQHAPEMGNGSGPKAEEILEVLLEAERCAIRTWSEVCDLTAGGKDPRTYGLAARILNEEIEHEAWFIELLSMERDGVVRPSGHFRRGEPGDAPYSKNRPLYNP
- a CDS encoding 2Fe-2S iron-sulfur cluster-binding protein, producing MKEKKFTVRVKFPDGEERAFEAGVEEYILDAARRAGLDLPSLCEQGWDLACAVKVLDGEVDQSDSRRYFEQDEKCGFALPCTGKPKSDLVIVPYQTRQMRECRDRHGLPAPRGTGSSRA
- a CDS encoding universal stress protein yields the protein MFHKIMLAWDGSDNAVAAYRVAQDLASRYRARLVAVSITHIPEHAERPGDKERALEEARSFYSGKLNSLVRGPRSPDIVVEHKVVPGDRPAETLIEYARRESFDIIVIGRKRVERPPFFMIRGVTDRVVRNAPCPVLVAGRGE